The following coding sequences lie in one Anguilla anguilla isolate fAngAng1 chromosome 14, fAngAng1.pri, whole genome shotgun sequence genomic window:
- the LOC118213116 gene encoding glutamine synthetase-like — MSSLSPSSQLNKALLQRYLALPQGNLCQVTYVWIDGTGEGLRCKTRTLESEPAGVEDIPEWNFDGSSTYQSKGSNSDMYLIPVCMFRDPFTRDPNKLVLCEVLKYDREPAEHNTRFSCNKVMEETKEFRPWFGMEQEYALLGIDGHPYSWPQGGFPRPQGPYYCSVGADRAYGRDVVESHYKACMYAGVKIYGTNAEVMPSQWEFQVGTCEGIEVADHLWMARFLLHRVCEDFGVVATLDPKPMTGDWNGTGCHTNFSTKATREEGGLKHIEEAIERLEKRHAHHIRRYDPHGGKDNKRRLTGRHETSSIERFSAGRADRGASVRVPLQVHQDGRGYLEDRRPASNCDPYVVVEAIARTCLLGEDSD; from the exons ATGTCCTCCCTATCGCCCAGCTCTCAGTTGAACAAAGCCCTACTGCAGCGCTACCTGGCCCTGCCCCAGGGCAACCTGTGTCAGGTGACCTACGTCTGGATCGATGGCACCGGAGAAGGGCTGCGATGCAAGACGCGGACGCTGGAGAGCGAGCCCGCCGGCGTCGAGG ATATCCCGGAGTGGAATTTCGACGGCTCCAGCACCTACCAGTCAAAGGGCTCCAACAGCGACATGTACCTGATCCCCGTCTGCATGTTCCGCGACCCCTTCACCCGTGACCCCAACAAGCTGGTCCTCTGTGAGGTGCTCAAGTACGACCGCGAGCCTGCAG AGCACAACACGAGATTCAGCTGCAATAAAGTGATGGAGGAGACGAAGGAATTTCGGCCTTGGTTTGGGATGGAACAGGAGTACGCCCTGCTAGGGATTGACGGACACCCCTACAGCTGGCCACAGGGGGGGTTCCCAAGACCCCAGG GCCCGTACTACTGCTCTGTGGGCGCGGACAGGGCGTACGGCCGCGACGTGGTGGAGAGCCACTACAAGGCCTGCATGTACGCCGGGGTGAAGATCTACGGCACCAACGCGGAGGTCATGCCCtctcag TGGGAGTTCCAGGTGGGCACGTGCGAGGGCATAGAGGTAGCGGACCACCTGTGGATGGCTCGCTTCCTGCTGCACCGCGTGTGTGAGGACTTTGGGGTGGTCGCCACCCTGGACCCCAAGCCCATGACGGGAGACTGGAACGGGACCGGCTGCCATACCAACTTCAGCACTAAGGCCacgagggaagagggagggctGAA GCACATCGAGGAGGCCATCGAGAGGCTGGAGAAGCGCCACGCCCACCACATCCGCCGCTACGACCCGCACGGCGGCAAGGACAACAAGCGGCGGCTGACGGGCCGCCACGAGACCTCCAGCATCGAGCGCTTCTCGGCGGGCCGGGCCGACCGCGGCGCCAGCGTCCGCGTCCCCCTGCAGGTGCACCAGGACGGCCGCGGCTACCTGGAGGACCGCCGCCCCGCGTCCAACTGCGACCCGTACGTGGTGGTCGAGGCCATCGCCCGGACCTGCCTGCTGGGGGAGGACAGCGACTGA